The genomic DNA CGGTAGTTGCGTTATTAGTAGTAAACTTAATGAagagaataataatatcgtcAAAGTCGATATAGGGACAGTCGCTTCAGTTAAATCCTGTAACAAAACGAAACAAGTGGGCTAAGAATAATTTTaagttttttctttctattttagACTTTGGATAcataatatgtatacatacgaTTACTTGTGGGTATATAGTAACAAAACCAAGTATTGTAAGCTAAATATACAATAACTATGTATTTTACGTACGTACTcgtgtatacatatttatttcccCTTGTTACGCTAAATAGTTTATGAGCGATAAAAAGAGTACTCAGTTGAGTTACGAAACTAACGGTTTAGCGCTATTTTAATGTTTCGTAGGGACGCATTAAATTTACCTGATAGTTAGGAACGCAGAGAATTCCTAGAGCGGGAATCAAGGCAACGACAGCAACGAGGAGAGTTCCAGCATAGAGGGAGGCTGTTAATTTCCCCTCGTATTTGCTTCGCAGTTGTTTTAAATCCTCAATGTCGGCTTCTTTTGCCACATGTTTCTCTGATTTTTCTACAATATGTCCATATATTGCATATATTaattactattactactaAGGTTGAGAAATAGTAATATCCAAGAAAGTTAGACAATTGAAAAATCTCTAACTCGCATTAAAAGCATCTCTATAAGCATCGAGAATCGAGAGCAATAGTATCGCATGTGTGTATATAGTATTGCATGCATGTACGaacatatacaatgtatacaTAGGTATATACATAGGAATAATATGTATAGGTACAATACATGCATAATGCAAGCAAGTGGTATGTATGTATGCAAGTACACACTGCTAAGCGATGTAAGAGGTGTAAGATATCTAATCCCTCTCCCcattacattttttacgatcttacaatttttaattgtctgtttcatttgaaacaaACCAAATCGACAAAAATTACTCAATAAGAAGGAAAAACAGAACATCTAACGAATTCACGGTTCTTTCTCTCAATATGCTTCTAGCTTTAAGAGTTGGCTGATTGCCAGTACGAGCTATTTCCGATCTATGTAACTCAACGGAAATTTAGTTGacttttttctttattgttAGTCATGCGTAATGTTACCCTCGCAAAGAATCATGTTCGCGAATAGCTTAacaataaatgttattaaaagTATAGTTCACGTACAGTTCGAgcaaaatatatatctatcttaaatCGCAAAtctttttctattgttttatGATGCATTAACAGGCTCGGTTTTTTTAttctactttatttttatgaatatatgaatatatgaaTGTAGATTGATAGGATGAACATCATTAATGTCAGTACATGCACATTTTTATCTCAGTAAAGAACTATTTGTATATGTATCTAGTTTCCTACTTGTATTCGCCTCTATTGAACATGACATCATGTAAGCTTAGATCATTACCTTCTGCTGGCATAACACTGGTAAAATACTCCGTTTCTATTTCGTGTTTTAATTCTTTCGACTGCTTATTTTTCTCAGTCAttgaatattcaatatttcccacttctttcaatttttaatcgatCAATCACACAAAACAATTTTTGAGCGTTGCTCCGATAATTGTACAATTAGAAAGTGTAAGTGGATCAcaaggaaaaaatataactaTTATACACTGCAACCTATTCGTAGTTCTTGCACTTTTGGATCCCTTACCGCGATGGTGGGGAGAAGGAGAAGtaggaagaaggagaagaacaagcggaaaaaggaaagagagaaagagaaacaaaagTAATAAACAGATTATCCGATCGATACAAGcaacatttttaacattagCATGTTTAATTATGTTAatgaaattcaattataattcATTTTGGAACGACATTTTGTTGTAAGTACAAGATTTAATGATTACAATGACAGATATGTATACAAACTATTCATAGCGATTACTATCTTGAAAATACGAAGATCGCTATTAACAGCTCAATTGTTTATCAAACAAGTTTATCACAGAGCTTTTCCaatatatattgttttaaattaaCACCGTTTATTTAGTCAGATTTATATTAAGTATTTGTACATACTATAACTTTCTTTATTACTATTAATCTTTGTTTGTGAAACgaaaaagtaatatttaatttaaccACTTTCGATTTAGACATAAAACTAAATTAGATGATAAAGGACCATGAACAATATTATAGACATTAAATCGgtattttccaaaatacatgtataatttattgattaaatttctctcttttttgcTTTCATTTGTTTTGTAACAAAAactgtattattatttctttctttttctttatctcTCTTCAATCTTTATCAAATATGTTACTGTCTAATGAactttattttacattataaaaattccatttcACGTTCAATGCCCACGAATTTTAATTGTTCTGTTGGTCCATATCTGTAggagaaatatataaatataatgcgAAAATAATGTGATACATAATAATGTTAGCAATTTTACCTGTAATCAAAAAATAATTCCTCGCCAGGCTGAATAGCTCTTTTTGCAAAAATACCTATCCTATGGTCGCCATTTACCATCATTACTTTCGCATAGCAATTAGGATTTATTGAATGATTCGCGAATCTTATTTTATTGCCCTTTCGAGTGGCATCCACGACAAAGTCTAAATGTTAAAACAgcaaaattaatagaaatttgattGTTTTTCAAACATTGGTAGGAAATTTTAAGACTTGTTACTATTTTTCTTACCGTTATTAAGGTTAAAGAGGAAACTACACATGTACTTATCATACACTTTGCCTCGTCTGTCAGCTTCATCTTGACTTATAATTTCACCACAATATTCCGATATAAATTCATTCTTCGCCGCAGATTCCTTAAGAAATATTCCCCAGCCAGCCACATCAGATGGTGCCATTAAAAGATGTTTGTCTGAAATTACATTATGCTTTATATGAAGTGAAAGTTAATGTTAtgatttcaaaaatataaagatgTATATACATACGGAGACCGCGTTGAACGCTAACGTTTTTGcacgatattttagtaatatgAAACTGATCTGCACCACATGTTTGGCATAGATCTGGGTCACATTCCCTAACGGCTAGGTAACAGGGGCACTGTTTTGTATTACATTGAGCTTTACATCTACATCCTGGGAAACGATTCTGACATTCGCTACTGCATTGGCAAAACTTCTCGCAGAAATTCTGAGCTTGTATACATGGACACGAGTTATCGCACTGTCTTCCCGGGTGATCACATGGAGCAAAATTATGAACATGATTGGCACCTTGAAAGCAAgaatataacataaattatgaatttatagaaagtaatattatttattttagaatattcACCAGAATCCTTTTTTAGCTGTATTTTTCTACAATGCATTGACCAAAGAcggtgtttcttttttttctttcgtggTGGCGTAAAGTCCTTCAAATTTTCGACTGCTGGAATATCTGACGCTTCTTTCTGTGCAAACTGATACACTTCCTGACATGTTTTAGTCAGCATTATTTGTGCTAATGCGCACGGATTACCAGGGAAAGCTTTATGAAGAGCTCGAAACAAACTTTGCTCTGAACCTGTCCACGAAGGTTCGCTTTCtgtttttattcgtttatcgAGACCCAGAAGAGTAAATGGAGTTTGATTTTCCGGTTGAGCTTGATCTTCCATCAATTCTTCcgattttgtttctttattaaCGTTTTGTTTAAAATCTATAACAGCGATATGATAACAACATATGAATCAATGTAGACACTATGTACCTTATTTAGAAAAAATCAGTTATTCTGTATATTACCTTGACAACCACCTGCCTGACTATACTTATTGCTATCATTGCTATCTTCACTACTCGCTTCGTTTCCGGAATCTACGCTTGCTTGTTTCCGTACCTTTCTGGGACCACCGCGTTTCTCATCGCTTTCCTCGTCTTTTATATCTGCCGCTTGTGCAGCAAGTTTTTCTTTCATGCCTTCCTATGAAACAAAATTCGCGTTTTAGTTGCCTGCTTTTCTTGTTACTGTTATTATCATTCTTGTTTTTACCAAATGCATGTAACATTCTGTTCCACAAGGTTCAGAAAAAGGTTTCAAATCAGGTCCCTTTCGTTTTTGCAAATTTGGTCCTGGATGACAGACTTGAAGTCCTATAAGTAACAATGTAAATTCAGTGTGAAGCTATTTCTAAAGGAAAGTATCACAGACGATGTAGAATTTAGTATGTGTTCACAGCGTCGAACGACCAACGAAATATGATTGCAGATGTATCCTTGATGGCTTCTCCATGctaaacgaaaaaaataaaccgaataaagaacgaagaagaaagaaatgggagaaagaaagagaagataaaagtaaaaagagaaagaagcgTTTGTTCAAATATGATCGTTTGTATGCAGTGTTGTTCTTTACCTGACGGCGACGCTCCCCTGGCTGCTACAATAAATCAGGAATCATAAATGATTGTAATTAACAGATGATCAATTTAAGGCAGGGATACAGCATGGTGTATAGCCATTAGGTTGTATCTCAATACTGATCTTTATAATTAAATGATATAATCAATTTAAGAAGAGTGAAACATTTATGTCTTATTTTTATACTCACGATGGAGGAAACAGTCGTATTTGAAGCATCTTCTACAAAATAACGTATGGAAGGAATGCATTGTTTGTTCTCTAGGTACACTCTTTGCGTTTACTCCATCAATATTCGGTGTACATTCTGGAGGTAAGATATTGGGATCCGATCTCTCCGttaattctatatatttttcttttaattcttctgGCCTACCTTTGTCAGGGAACATACTAGATATTGCCTAAAGAATTAATATAATGATACTAtaactgttataaataataaggGAAAATTAGTTTCTATATATACCACTTACATTAAATATATGCATAGATGGAAATGGATTTTTATCAGTTCTAACTTCTTCCAACAATTTTTCTGCTTTAATTTCTGTTTTGATAAGAATATCCTTcttatctttatctttatcatcatctttttcttttcctttctttactTGTTCTCTATCCCTGTCCTCTTTTTCATACTGTATTAAAGCATTTACTAAATCCACAAAAATTGAATCATCCATGAAGCCCGATTCTCTGTCTCCATGTACCTAGAATCAATCGATTAAACTTACTTTCCATAATGATAAATCATAGTTTTTATTCTCATATCGCACATACTTTTCcatcataattttttattaactcTTCGATAAATGTACCATCTTGGTCTAAAATTTCATCCCCCATATAAGGTATGTTATGCAACACTGTTTCATCTTCAACCATAAAATTCTGTTGTATTGGAGCCCATGTATACATGGTTGGTATAGGAGTGACTGCATTAATGATCTTAACAGGACATGATTGTACATCATTGTCAGAACTGGTTACTTCTGCCTTTTTCATACAGGATACATGTGGTGGTATATCTTGCATTGCAAGCCACATTGCTTTCCCGTCTGCCCATCGTTTTTGTTCAACTATTAAAAGATCTAAGAAGTAGTAAAAATTCAAGACAAAATTTGCTTTAACGATAGTGAGAAATAAAGAAGATACTAACCGGACATAATCTTACGGTTTTGATTCCAAGCAATTTTTACCTCGTCTGCCCGTTTATAGCGTTTCATTTGTCTCAAACGCATATATTCCGATTTTACCCGCTTTTTCCATTCTGCAGATACCTTTGCTTTTGACATTGCAACGAAAGCTTTATTCCGAATACTACAAAATGGTGTATGAGTACTTGGATTTCTTTTATTACTGAAACTGTCTTTAGTTGACAGTAGATGTCTATGATATGATGACGCTGATAGTAGTGATATGGCGGTAAATTCAAATCCAAAttcaaataaacaaaattccaAAATGGATATGAATGTATAAATTAAGAATGAAATTCGAAATCATTTAGTTAGAcacatttatacatatatctatatataatgATGGCAAggagaaaaatacaaataccCTATTGAAAAACTCTGAATTAGTTATTAAAggataatatttatacattaatagtttctattttctaaaaaatgtACTTAATCTTATAATTAATCGACTCGTGTTTTAACTATAAGAAAAGTTATAAATTGTACTTTGGCAATCATTTTCTTAACTTGGACtctgtacatatattatacaatacaCGTGCATTTCGGGTACAATGGCGGAATGGAAGCATCATTATGATTCGAGAACCATTGAAGTGGAACTGGCGGGAGAATCCTTGATTGGACAGAGCCTGATCCACGTGGTCTGACCTAAGTATGCAGTTCTAGACAGTGGAGCATGGAGAAGGGTGTTAGGAGAAAGAGACTcgatgaaaaaaaagaatcacTTTCTTCATCTTTCTCTATCTTGAAACGTAACTTGTACTTCTCactaaataaaatacttgatttcgagaaataaataaaatttaatatgaaattgttataaaattttaaataaaatttttgatattacattttttatacattacaattattaattgtttcaaatttataaaaaggaCACCATTTcttaataacataaaatataaacacaTAATGAGATGCAAACATTAtatataactaaaaatatctaaaatgaGACATTACACatcgaaatttaaaaaatgttatcggGAAACAATGGCCaaagaatgaaaattattttattttttctgtcTAACCTTCTGTCCGATATTCAATAATTTGAAGTACAGAACCGGGATTTCTTCCGTGGAGATTAAAATGATTCGATGTTGAGATGTAATATGTACAGCTTCTCTAATATTTAGGCAGATATgtgatattattaattatttttattcgatagaaatatatttttagaaataataatttaatatatattctattGTATATATGATTTTAATGTGTTTCAAAACTAagtggaaaattaatttgttttcgcgctcttaaaacgtaataataattcatgGATGAAAACCCCTTGTACATTGTACAGTACACGTTGTTAGTATTTGTTGAATGTGATATTGGTTATATATTGTCCATTTTTGTTTTCATTCTCTGCTACATTTGTTAACGTTCTTGATGGACCTAAAATTGATTCATAATTGTTATATACTCACAAAAACAATGTATCGGCATTACAGTTATGTATATTCAACTactttatgtattttataatacaaaatgtaTACGATATAGTTTTAAAAGAGTTGTACGATGTGCAACTTTATTTCCCCTACCTATAAAACTTAGTAGCACCGGTAAAAATATTAGACCGTGCGCAGCACCAAAAACTACTATACTCAAATACATTCGAAAGAAGAATATTTGGAAGATTTGAGTTTTCGAAAACGCCAGTATAATGATACCTACGATTTTCGTTAATGTGATTCCTGAGAATACCTGCAACGgaacaaaacgaaagaaaacatattaattagaatattGATAGACAAAGAGTATTTATACATACCGAGCTTCCCATGTTGTTAAGTGCGTCAGATGCACGatcaatttttgttttcttcgtAGATTTTAAATACGAATGTATGATATGACTGCAAAATTCTACGGATATACCAGCGGCCTGTAAGAAGTCGAAATTTAATCGAATATAGGTTTTCATTGCTGCTATGTGTCTTTAGGCTTTGGTTACAATGGATGTGTGTTCTGTCGAATAAAATATGTGAAGAacgaaatatacaaatatgtatatgtatttgtcacaatctatgtatatacatatttaattatttttacgtatttGCCCTCTGTGATCATAGTTGATCTTCATAAGATTTCTACGGATTTCAACGCTCTGTTATACATTAttcaaatatgtacatatacataaatagtATAGATTCGTGTGATTCGTTGTTAGTATGCAATTATATGTGTGCCATTTTGTTACCATACCACTACTAAATTGACGAGAGAAACTGCGTTTAATTGAATATGCCACCAATACATAAGACCGCCTATATTTACGATGATCATGAGTACTGTCAGTATTACTATTATCGCCGAAAATAACGACAATCCTGTTAGGATTAGAGTCACTATGAAGATGACACAAAGAGAGTAACCCAATGACGATAGCGTTTCTTTCCAAATTGTGAGATACTGCTCGTAATACACATAGAATATGctgtaagaaataatttatcaaatttttcatacgcacaatttttcattaacaATAGCGCTAACGATGACAATGATATAATGGTATAATGATGATATTTGTGTAGGTACATAtgcatatacgtatataatctgggaaatttataaaaattcgattttGAGAAAGTGGTGCATTTGAGTTTAAAATctataaaagtaaataaaaatgaaagagacAAACCTGTATGGAAATATAGTTATGTTCTCGTTGGTTAGATTTTTACTATTTATCATAGTTGTAATATTATCCGCGATAGTTCTAGCAGATCTCAATGCTTCGTACCAATCAGATGACTTTTTTAACGGGATATGATATCCCATAAAATAACTATCCTTAACATCCGTTAAACCGTATTTGTCTGTATGATAATTTATTGCCtacaaatatgtaaataatgaTGCTAGAATGTTAGTAGAACATAAAAAATCAGATGTAATTGTAGATGTAAGAGGAGAAGAAGCAGGAGGCGCagggaagaaaaatatagaaataatctTACATCAAAGTATGCAGCACGACCAGATTTTGCGCAGCTTGGGTCTGGAATATCTTGTATAAAGTAGGATATATATTTTCGGAAACTGTACGGATCTGGTCGATGGTCCGCATCGATATGAATATTGCACTCCTCACACGAATCTATAATAGAAATGTTggttataataaaataataaccggttcgtaaaaatatgaaatcttGTGATAATTACAGTCTGTGTGTGGACAAAAGGATTGATTATGTTGAAAGTATTTGCAGCAGTCGCTAATTTGTGACCAATCCATATAATCGTCTATCCAAGATGAAGCTGATTTTGACAAATACGATCTACGATTGAATAACGAATAATCCTATTAGCAAGGTTTCGAGTGGAGGATGCATATCATTAAGAGCAATTCGAATGCAATGGAATTGCATTATACAAACTTTTGAGGTTGCTTAGCAGCCGAATAAATTTGCGTGTATAGAGAATCGCTATTACATCCTTGACCACcacaaattatattttgtaccATTCTCCTACTGTAATCAAGTCCAGGAGTTACCACGAAATAAACAGGTGGGCCCATTGATAAAAGATCTTCCATAAACTGAAAAATTCCGAATATTCAGTCGCGTTATGATATACGAGGTCATTATCACCACCATTTTCAACACAGTTATcattactattaaattatcGCATAACGGTACATATAATCCATACAATAAAGACATTacctgaaaatattttaaaacataaGAATCTGCAGGCATCGAAAGTTTTTGATCCAATCCGATACTAATATCTGGCAATACTATGACGTGTGTAAGTAGTACTACGATGAATATGATTAATACAATTATTCTGATCGGCGTTTTCATAAGAAAAGGTGTGTAAAAACGTTTGAAGATCGTATGTGCGAAACTGAAGTTTTCCCCgactataaaattttcttttttcgtttttatgCAACATAATACATCCAAATAATTATTCTAGAgtattaaagaattaaaaaattagtttaataggtatatatgtatgtatgtacgtatgtatgtacgtatgtatgtagaTATAATATCATTTACCTCGAATCGTTGCTCGTCCAACGATAAAAGGCTAACAAACGCAGTTATTTGCAGC from Bombus huntii isolate Logan2020A chromosome 5, iyBomHunt1.1, whole genome shotgun sequence includes the following:
- the LOC126865905 gene encoding histone-lysine N-methyltransferase E(z) isoform X4 codes for the protein MSKAKVSAEWKKRVKSEYMRLRQMKRYKRADEVKIAWNQNRKIMSDLLIVEQKRWADGKAMWLAMQDIPPHVSCMKKAEVTSSDNDVQSCPVKIINAVTPIPTMYTWAPIQQNFMVEDETVLHNIPYMGDEILDQDGTFIEELIKNYDGKVHGDRESGFMDDSIFVDLVNALIQYEKEDRDREQVKKGKEKDDDKDKDKKDILIKTEIKAEKLLEEVRTDKNPFPSMHIFNAISSMFPDKGRPEELKEKYIELTERSDPNILPPECTPNIDGVNAKSVPREQTMHSFHTLFCRRCFKYDCFLHRLQVCHPGPNLQKRKGPDLKPFSEPCGTECYMHLEGMKEKLAAQAADIKDEESDEKRGGPRKVRKQASVDSGNEASSEDSNDSNKYSQAGGCQDFKQNVNKETKSEELMEDQAQPENQTPFTLLGLDKRIKTESEPSWTGSEQSLFRALHKAFPGNPCALAQIMLTKTCQEVYQFAQKEASDIPAVENLKDFTPPRKKKKKHRLWSMHCRKIQLKKDSGANHVHNFAPCDHPGRQCDNSCPCIQAQNFCEKFCQCSSECQNRFPGCRCKAQCNTKQCPCYLAVRECDPDLCQTCGADQFHITKISCKNVSVQRGLHKHLLMAPSDVAGWGIFLKESAAKNEFISEYCGEIISQDEADRRGKVYDKYMCSFLFNLNNDFVVDATRKGNKIRFANHSINPNCYAKVMMVNGDHRIGIFAKRAIQPGEELFFDYRYGPTEQLKFVGIEREMEFL
- the LOC126865905 gene encoding histone-lysine N-methyltransferase E(z) isoform X3, with product MSKAKVSAEWKKRVKSEYMRLRQMKRYKRADEVKIAWNQNRKIMSVEQKRWADGKAMWLAMQDIPPHVSCMKKAEVTSSDNDVQSCPVKIINAVTPIPTMYTWAPIQQNFMVEDETVLHNIPYMGDEILDQDGTFIEELIKNYDGKVHGDRESGFMDDSIFVDLVNALIQYEKEDRDREQVKKGKEKDDDKDKDKKDILIKTEIKAEKLLEEVRTDKNPFPSMHIFNAISSMFPDKGRPEELKEKYIELTERSDPNILPPECTPNIDGVNAKSVPREQTMHSFHTLFCRRCFKYDCFLHPARGASPSGLQVCHPGPNLQKRKGPDLKPFSEPCGTECYMHLEGMKEKLAAQAADIKDEESDEKRGGPRKVRKQASVDSGNEASSEDSNDSNKYSQAGGCQDFKQNVNKETKSEELMEDQAQPENQTPFTLLGLDKRIKTESEPSWTGSEQSLFRALHKAFPGNPCALAQIMLTKTCQEVYQFAQKEASDIPAVENLKDFTPPRKKKKKHRLWSMHCRKIQLKKDSGANHVHNFAPCDHPGRQCDNSCPCIQAQNFCEKFCQCSSECQNRFPGCRCKAQCNTKQCPCYLAVRECDPDLCQTCGADQFHITKISCKNVSVQRGLHKHLLMAPSDVAGWGIFLKESAAKNEFISEYCGEIISQDEADRRGKVYDKYMCSFLFNLNNDFVVDATRKGNKIRFANHSINPNCYAKVMMVNGDHRIGIFAKRAIQPGEELFFDYRYGPTEQLKFVGIEREMEFL
- the LOC126865905 gene encoding histone-lysine N-methyltransferase E(z) isoform X2, with the translated sequence MSKAKVSAEWKKRVKSEYMRLRQMKRYKRADEVKIAWNQNRKIMSDLLIVEQKRWADGKAMWLAMQDIPPHVSCMKKAEVTSSDNDVQSCPVKIINAVTPIPTMYTWAPIQQNFMVEDETVLHNIPYMGDEILDQDGTFIEELIKNYDGKVHGDRESGFMDDSIFVDLVNALIQYEKEDRDREQVKKGKEKDDDKDKDKKDILIKTEIKAEKLLEEVRTDKNPFPSMHIFNAISSMFPDKGRPEELKEKYIELTERSDPNILPPECTPNIDGVNAKSVPREQTMHSFHTLFCRRCFKYDCFLHPRGASPSGLQVCHPGPNLQKRKGPDLKPFSEPCGTECYMHLEGMKEKLAAQAADIKDEESDEKRGGPRKVRKQASVDSGNEASSEDSNDSNKYSQAGGCQDFKQNVNKETKSEELMEDQAQPENQTPFTLLGLDKRIKTESEPSWTGSEQSLFRALHKAFPGNPCALAQIMLTKTCQEVYQFAQKEASDIPAVENLKDFTPPRKKKKKHRLWSMHCRKIQLKKDSGANHVHNFAPCDHPGRQCDNSCPCIQAQNFCEKFCQCSSECQNRFPGCRCKAQCNTKQCPCYLAVRECDPDLCQTCGADQFHITKISCKNVSVQRGLHKHLLMAPSDVAGWGIFLKESAAKNEFISEYCGEIISQDEADRRGKVYDKYMCSFLFNLNNDFVVDATRKGNKIRFANHSINPNCYAKVMMVNGDHRIGIFAKRAIQPGEELFFDYRYGPTEQLKFVGIEREMEFL
- the LOC126865905 gene encoding histone-lysine N-methyltransferase E(z) isoform X1 translates to MSKAKVSAEWKKRVKSEYMRLRQMKRYKRADEVKIAWNQNRKIMSDLLIVEQKRWADGKAMWLAMQDIPPHVSCMKKAEVTSSDNDVQSCPVKIINAVTPIPTMYTWAPIQQNFMVEDETVLHNIPYMGDEILDQDGTFIEELIKNYDGKVHGDRESGFMDDSIFVDLVNALIQYEKEDRDREQVKKGKEKDDDKDKDKKDILIKTEIKAEKLLEEVRTDKNPFPSMHIFNAISSMFPDKGRPEELKEKYIELTERSDPNILPPECTPNIDGVNAKSVPREQTMHSFHTLFCRRCFKYDCFLHPARGASPSGLQVCHPGPNLQKRKGPDLKPFSEPCGTECYMHLEGMKEKLAAQAADIKDEESDEKRGGPRKVRKQASVDSGNEASSEDSNDSNKYSQAGGCQDFKQNVNKETKSEELMEDQAQPENQTPFTLLGLDKRIKTESEPSWTGSEQSLFRALHKAFPGNPCALAQIMLTKTCQEVYQFAQKEASDIPAVENLKDFTPPRKKKKKHRLWSMHCRKIQLKKDSGANHVHNFAPCDHPGRQCDNSCPCIQAQNFCEKFCQCSSECQNRFPGCRCKAQCNTKQCPCYLAVRECDPDLCQTCGADQFHITKISCKNVSVQRGLHKHLLMAPSDVAGWGIFLKESAAKNEFISEYCGEIISQDEADRRGKVYDKYMCSFLFNLNNDFVVDATRKGNKIRFANHSINPNCYAKVMMVNGDHRIGIFAKRAIQPGEELFFDYRYGPTEQLKFVGIEREMEFL